GCGCGAATATTCGGTGAAATATAGGGCGAAACTCCGAGGCATGCCGGTTCATCAACATAGCCGTCTACTATCCAGGCAGAGGGTGTATCAGAGGTCATAGCCAATAAGGGAGAGCAGATCACGTGCCCAGAGAAGTTTTCCCTGCTTCATCGGTGGCACCGACCGGTCGTCAAGATCGAACCCGGCAAACCGGATCGCTGCCGCCCCAAGGGCATCCGCGGCAAAGGCGGCGCGGTCACCGTCGGTGAACCCGCCCCAGTTGTGGACATGCCCGAACGGCCGTGTCTGGCAGGTGAGAACGAGTGGCCCAACAAATCGCGGCACCCAGTGGCGGAGAAGCGGCATATTATCACCGTGCCCGTGCACCACCATCACCGCACCCTGTCGATTCATCTCAAAAAAGGAATCCTCTGCACCGTCAAGATCGGTAAAGACCGCATCCGGCAGGATACCCGCCCTGAAGAGCACATCCGCTGCTGCATCAGCTGCAAGGACAGTCCCCTCTATCCTGTCCGTTTCCCGGAGAAGAGTCGGGGCGTTGCCGCATACCGTGACTACCTCTCCTTTGATACGCTTTGCAAGCAGCACAGAATCATCTGTGTCCGAGAGGGATCCAATCAGGCGTGCCGCCTCTTCATCCCCTGCCCGGTCAAAGCCAAACGTTTCACAGATGGCGGTGTAGTGAGGCTCCCAGTCCTCAAACCTCATTGGGTTCCTCTTCTTCTACACCGACGATCTCCATAAACCGATGGAGAATCGGGTCGATGATAAGGTCCAGCAAGTCATCCTTGTTGCGCGCCATCGTAAAGACGCTCAGGGGGATATTTGCGGCACCCATCGCAGAATGTCCACCGGCCTCACCGATCTCACCAAATGCTTCCTCCATCGCCTGACCAATATTGAGACGGAGATCCTTGTTGCGGGCGGAGAATGAGATCACCTGGTCCGTGATGCCATACACAATGGCAGTGTTGACCCCTTCCAGCTGAATGAGCATATCAGCTGCCTGCGGAATGGCATCCCGGTTGCGCACATACCCGATACTAGAGAAGAGATATCCGGAGACGATCTTCCGGTTCCGGATAGCCGCTCCCATCACCTCAAGAGTCTCCTGTGAGACCGT
Above is a window of Methanogenium organophilum DNA encoding:
- a CDS encoding 6-hydroxymethylpterin diphosphokinase MptE-like protein, with protein sequence MRFEDWEPHYTAICETFGFDRAGDEEAARLIGSLSDTDDSVLLAKRIKGEVVTVCGNAPTLLRETDRIEGTVLAADAAADVLFRAGILPDAVFTDLDGAEDSFFEMNRQGAVMVVHGHGDNMPLLRHWVPRFVGPLVLTCQTRPFGHVHNWGGFTDGDRAAFAADALGAAAIRFAGFDLDDRSVPPMKQGKLLWARDLLSLIGYDL